The Desulfomicrobium macestii genome includes the window AATCAACATATCAAGTTCTCAACAAAATGAGGCAGCTCTGGCCATTGGCTATATTTCCGACTACAGTCTGGCCCAGTCTTTAGGCGTTCAGGACGTCGACATAGACATTCTTGCCCACGCCCTTGCCTTGGATGTGCCCGTTGTCACGGATGACAGGGATATGACTCTGCTCGCCAACGTGTTCAGCATTGAAGTCTGGAACAGCCTGCAGCTTATGAAGGCAATGCTGGATTGCAATCATGTGTCGCAAAAAGACATTGATGCTTTGGTGAACTACATGGAATACATGGAAGACCTGCCTTGGCGCAGGTATGTCCAAGATTATGCCCGAATGTTCCCGCAATCAAAATTCAACACAAGGGGAGCAGCGTCAGATCTTGAATCTTGAATTTTATCAGATAAGATATCACTGCAAAAAGTCGTCATCCCCTTGAAAAAGGGGATCCATGCCTTTTTAACTATTTGAAAAGAATGGATTCCCGCCTTCGCGGGAATGACACTCAGGCTCTTTCGCGACTTTTTGCAGTGACGTCAGATAACCCCCGCCTCATGACCCGATCCGTTCACTCCAAAACAAGACAAGGGATTTCAGTTTAAAAGCTGAAATCCCTTGCTGTTTGCAGTTTTCGTGGTGGATTTATGGATGGCCTTCCACCTGTTGCCCGGCGAGAGGGCTAGAGTTTGTTGACTGGCAGTTTCACGAACTGCGTTCCTGCGATCTCCTGGCCGAACTGCCCGTTGCGCAGGTTGGCCTGAATGGAGGGCAGGAGCAGTGGGGGTACGGATTTGCCCGTGTCTTCACGCTGCCTCTGCCGGACAAAATCTTCCTTGCCGATGCCAAGATGCAGACGCACATTGAGCTTTTTCTGTTCGCCGATGGTGCACATGCACTGCGGACCGCGCCTGTTCTCCGGCGGGTAGTCGTGCCCTACGTAAACGCGGTAGTCGTCGGGCAGGGCAAAAAGACGGCGCGAGGAGTCGTAGGAATGCTCCGCGCTGCCACCGGGAAAATCGCATCTTCCAGAGCCCACGTCCGGCAGAAAGATGGTGTCGCCGACAAAGACGGCGTCGCCGATGACATAGGTCGTGTCCGCGGGGGTATGCCCGGGCGTATGTAGAATTTGGGCCTGCATGTCGCCCACAGTGAACTTTTCGTCGTTGTCAAAGAGATGGTCGAACTGGGACCCGTCCAGGCTTGTATCGTCCTGGGTCTGGAAGATGGGCACCCATGTGGCGATGATGGTCAGGATATGTTTGCTGATGGCGATTTTTCCGCCCAGCCGTTCTTTCAGATAATGGGCGGCGGTAAGATGGTCGGCATGGATATGCGTTTCCAGTATCCATTCCACGGCAAGCTGTTTTTCCTTGATGAAGTCGATGATGATATCCGCGGACCGTGTGCTGGAGGTGCAGGAAGGAAGATCAAAATTCAGCACGCTGTCTATTATGGCGCAACGCTTTTGTGCACCTGTCTCGGACCAGATCACATACGACCAGGTGGCCGTGTCCTCGTCAAAAAAAGCTCGTACTGTGGGCTTTTGCATGGCTTGTCTCCTTGTCGTCTATTTGCAGCCGCCGCCGGAACTGCCTTTGGGCTTGCCGCTGATTGGGCATACGCCGCCCGTGCAGCCGGTCTTGTTCCACGGTGCCCGCGTCAGCAGCATGGCCATGCCGCAGGTGTTGGTGATGCCGGCAAAGACAAGCCCGCCGCCCACGAAAATCGCTCCCCAGACAAAGCTGGCGGTCACGAAATATCCCAAAAGACCAAACAGCAGCACCAGGCTGCCGGCCGCTATGCGCACCTGCCTGTCCAGGGAGATGGGGCCGCCGATGTCGGGCGCGGAGTTTGCGCCGACCAGGGGCAGGCCCTCGCGTTCCCAGGCGTCGATACCGCCTTGCAGGACCTGCACATCACTGAAGCCCGCTTTGATGAATTTCTCTGCCGCCTTTCGGGCCCTGCTGCCGCTGGTGCAGAGAATGATGAGCGGGGTGTCCGGGAGAATGCCGTGCCGCATCGCAAAATCCTCTGGCGCCAGATCCGTCAGCGGCGCAAAGGCCAGCGAGCGGGCCGGGCGTTTGTTGGAAAATTCCGCCGACGTGCGCACATCGATGAAGATTGTTTGCTGGGCATCCGCCTTTGAAGCGGCGAGAGCCGAAATTTCCTGCAATCCCATAACGTCTCCTTTGTGGATATTCCTCCTGAGCACCGCGCGCCGCGCACTGCAACATCAGGTCGCTGCGTGATCAGGAATGAAAATATGGAACGAAACTATACGTACTTTCAACTGATGACAATTTGTCACCGCTTCAGGACTTTTTAGCGCCGATCTCTTCCACCCGGTCCTCGAACATCTTCCGGTGCAGGTCCATGTGCGCGAAATAATCGTGGATCAGGGCTTCCAGGGAGATGTCCTTGTCTTCGCGTCTCCAGACGTGATTCAGGGCGGCTGGATTCAAGTTTTCGATCAGGTGCAGGAGCAGGGCGTTGTAGGTTTTCCAGAGGGTGACCAGGGTGGAATAGTCGAATGAAGCGATTCTGGTCGCGTTTTTCCATTCCTCGGCGTCGTATTTCGGGAAGACAAGCACCGGCTCAAGTTGCAGGCGGACAAATCGCTGGTGGTTGTTGGACGCGGAATCGATCAGGTGGGCGATCATCTCCTTCAGGGTCCACTTGTCCGGGGCCAGGCGGATGTCTGCGAGGTCTGCGTTCCGGGTCATGAGGGTTTCGAAGGATTCAATGCGGGCTTTGCAGTCGATGCAGTCTATATTCATGGTCTCTCCTTGAGGTTGTGGCGAATTGTTCCCATAGCGCCTGATGAGCTGCGGACACAAGCGAAATGCCAGGGGCTTGGTTCTGGGTTCCTTCGCCGGATGGCGCTCCTTCCTTGCGCCAGGAGTCATCAACCAACATGAATTGAGGAATATTTGATGCGTGAATCTGGATGGGATGTTTTGTGCTTCGCGATTCGAAAAAAATCAGGCTTCGGGGGCTTGGAGGGAATCTGTTTTGGGCGGCCGGGGCGTTGATGGCTCGCGTTCCCGAAATCGGATGCTTGCGCAAAACGATCAGGAACGCGAGATGCTCAGATCTTGAAAATGCTCACCGATTTCTGCAGTTTTTCCGACAGATTCTGCAATGAGGCCGCACTTGCGTCCACCTCGGCGCTGCCATGCGAGACTTCGCTGATCCGCTCGTTGATTTTTGCTATTTCCTGCGCGATTTCGTTCGCCATCAGGGAACTCTGACTCACATTCCTCGTGACTTCCTGCAAGCCGCCAGCCGCCTGGTTCACGTTGTCGGCAATCTCCCTGGTCGCGAGTGCCTGCTGGTCCACCGCCACGGCAACGCCGTCGATCATCCCGCTGACGTTGCCGATCTCGTCCGTGATCTCCTTGATCTCTCCAACAGTCTCGACCGTGAGGGTTTGGATCGACCCGACGTTGTTCTTGATCTCCTCGGTCGCTCTGGCCGTCTGCTGGGCAAGTTCCTTGATTTCGTTGGCGACAACCGCGAAACCCCTTCCGGCTTCCCCGGCCCTGGCCGCCTCGATGGTCGCGTTCAGGGCCAGCAGATTTGTCTGTCCCGAGATGACGTTGATCGTCTCGACGATCTTTCCGATCTCAACGGCGGCGGAACTCAGGTTGGTCATGTTGTCGGAAGCCCGCTTGGCCCGGAAGACGGTTTTTGCGCTCGTTTCCCTGGTCTTGCCGGTGTTCGCGGCTATCTCGCTCATGGTGGAGTTCATCTCCTCCGCGGCGGAAGCGATCATTCCGATGTTTGTCGAAGACTGCTCCGCGGCGGCAGCCACCGACGAAATGTTAACGCCCATTTCTTCGGCCGCAGCGGCCACGCCGTGAGATTTTTCGCGCATGTCCGCCGCTCCCTCGAAAATTTTTCGTGAGACCACGGCGAGTTCACTGGAGGACGAGGCCAGCGCGCCAACGCCCCCGATCACGCTGCCCAGGGTTTCCTTGAGAGTGTCCAGCATGCGCCGAGTGGCCCGGAGCATTTTTCCGGTCTCATCACTGCCGCCTTCGGCGACTTGGCAGGTCAGATCGTTGTTGGCCATTGTCTCCACCACACCGACAACCTGCTGAATGGATCGCGTCACGCTGCGTCCGACACTGAAGACCATCAGCAGCGCCACGGCAGTCGTGATCAGTGCGATCAGGGAAATGATCCGAAACATCTCGGTGATGGTTGACTCCATCTGCAATGTTGCGGCGGCAAGCTTCTTGTCTTTCAATTCAATGAGGGCGGCCATGTATTCCCTGGATTCATTCGCCAAGGGCGTGGCCAGTTTCTGGTAGTCCGAAAAATGCGTGGCACGCATGTCCTGTCGCACATCCTTGAGATCCAGGCAAAACTGATACCCGTGATTCACAAAACTCATTGTCGTGCGCTCGGCGTTGTCGAGGATCACCTTCTCCTCATGATCCGTGATGTGCGACTTGAGGGAAGCATAGCTGTCTGTGATTTTTTTTATGACTTTCTCAAGACTCAGAATGTCCTTTTCAATGTTGCTGCCGAGCATCATGTTGCGTGTTAGGCGACTTACGTAATTTACATCCCGGTTTATTTCCAGAACATTGATTTTTCCGCCGGTGTCTCGAAGTACAACATCGGTGTATATTGATTTTATGGCGAATACTTCATAAAGACTGACGCCTGTCAGGCATCCAATCGCCAGAAAAAAAACAATACCGATTCCATACATTTTAAATTTTATAGACATTCAGGCTCCTATGGTGTTTTGCGATGTACCCGTGCTTCGGACCGAGCGGGATAGTGCAAAGGATGAGCGATCGTCAAGGGTGGCGGGCGCCCCGTGGCCCCGTTCCAGTTCGATGGGGGGCGTGCCTCTTCGGACAGGGCATGAGGCCCGGGCCGCGCCTTGATTGAAATCCGCACCTTCGTCCGGGAGACCCTCATGGCTACGCCTTTGCGCATCGAACGCCCCGACGCATGGCGCCACTTCGTGGTACGCGGCGAAAGAGTTTGGCAAGGCGCGTGTTTTCATCGTATCTGATGGCTGCAGTCGGCTTCAAGGATCATGAAGTTGGCAGGGAGGGTATGATGGATCGTCGTCGTTTTCTGAATTTTCCATTCTGAGACCCGGCCCCGAAAGAGGATCTTGGAAAAATCGCGCGAGGCTTTTTTTGACGGATTGGGTGTGTTCAGGCTGCGTCATAATATTCTGATATACTTAATTATCTGGACACAAGGGTCGAGGTTTGCTAGTGGTTTCTACCCATGCGAACCGTAATTCTCTCAGTAATACTACTTACTTTTTGGTCCTCATCAGTACTTGCCGAACACAAACGACTTGAGAAGGAATACCAGCAAGACTGGTGTGCCGAAGCACGCGGGCAGGCCGAGATCCGCCTTGCCGATGGGACCAGGGCCGATTGCATCACCCGCACTCATGCCATCGAGTTCGACTTCGGACGCAAGTGGGCGGAGTCCATAGGCCAGGCCCTGTATTACTCCATGCAGACCGGAAAGCGGGCAGGGGTCGTACTGATTCTGGAACGGATCGAGGACAGGAAGTTCTGGATTCGGCTGAATTCGATCATCGAGTTTCAGAAACTCCCGATTGACACCTGGAAGATCGAGAATTTTCAGATCCCATAACGATTGTCATCTCCCGCCGACGCATGTAGCCCTTGATGCCAAACATCAGGAGCAACCATGAGCGCACTCTTTTCCCCCATTTCTCTTGGCAATCTCTCTTTGCGGAACCGCATCGTCATCGCCCCCCATGTGCCAGTATTCCGCACAGGACGGGCTGCCGACCGACTGGCACCTGATTCACCTTGGGCAGCTTGCCCTGTCCGGGGCCGGACTGCTGATCGTCGAAGCCACCGCCGTCGAACCGGCCGGGCGCATCTCGCCCCAGGATCTCGGGCTGTGGTCCGATGAGACCGAGGCGGCCCTGACTTCGCTGCGCAGGACTCTGCGGGACCATTCTTCCATGCCCGTGGCCATCCAGCTGGCCCATGCCGGTCGCAAGGGGTCCACGGCGCGGCCCTGGGACGGGGGCGCGTCCGTATCGTTCGGACGCGGCGGCTGGACTACGTCCTCGGCCTCGGCGCTGCCCTTCGAACCCGAGGACGCCCCGCCCGTGGAGATGGACGCAAACGGCATCGCGCGGGTGGTCAAAGCCTTTCGCCGGGCGGCGGAGCGCGCCCTGAACTGCGGCTTCGACTGCGTGGAACTGCACTGCGCCCACGGTTACCTCATGCACCAGTTCCTGTCCCCGTTGTCCAACCAGCGCCTGGACGAGTACGGCGGCAGCCTGGAAAACAGGATGCGCCTGCCTCTCAAGGTCTTCCGCGAAATCCGCGCCGCGCTGCCGCTGGGCTTTCCGCTCGGAGTACGCATCTCGGCGACGGACTGGGTCGAGGGCGGCTGGGACCTTGAGCAGAGCACGGTCTTTGCCGCGCGTCTGAAGGAGCTTGGTTGCGACTACATCCACGTCTCCAGCGGCGGCCTGTCCCCCATGCAGAAAATCAAGCCGGGACCTGGCTATCAGGTGCCCTTTGCGGCGCATATCAAACGCGAAACCGGCATGACCACCATCGCGGTGGGCCTGATCACCCAGCCCAGGCAGGCCGAGGAGATCATCGCCTCCGGCCAGGCCGACCTGACGGCCCTGGGCCGGGGCATGCTCTACAATCCTCGCTGGCCCTGGCACGCGGCCGCTGAACTGGGCGCCTGCGTGGATGCGCCGCCACAATATCTTCGCTGCGAGCCCCACGGCGTGAAGGACCTCTTCAGGAAGAGCTGACCATCCGGGCAACGCCGCGTGAAAAGGTCGGCAACGTCCTGCGGGTCGATGCTCTTTTTGCCTGGATCTCGCAGGTGGGATGCCAGCGAATCCGCGCCTGCCTTTTGAAGAATTCGCGGCCCTGATGGCGGGGTTGTTTTTCGGGACGAAGTGATTGCGTCACTGCAAAAAGTCGCCATCCTCTTGAGAAAGGGGATGGCGACTTTTTAACTATCTGAGAAGAATGGATTTATGCATTCGCGGGAATGACGATCAGGTTCTTTTGCGACTTTTTGCAGTGTCGTCGGTTGCGGCCTTTCCGTGGCACGTCGGATCAGTCCTTGTGCATCCGGGTTTTGAACCGATTCGTTTCGCTCACGATTCAGGATTTTCTTCCTGTTTTTTCCATCCAAAATCGTTGTGATACACCATCAGCTTCGTCATGCCGCCATCCACCGTGATGTTCTGGCCCGTAATGAAGCCGCTTTTCTCATCACACAAAAACATGACCGCATGGACGATGTCTGAAGGAACGCCCACACGGCCGGCAGGGTGCTGCTCCGCGTCCGGGCCATCGAAGCGGGTGCCGGTAGTGTCGATCCAGCCCGGCGAGATTGAGTTGACCCGCGCCTTGCCTGCCAGGGTGATGGCCATGGCATGGGTCAGCGCGGTGATGCCCCCCTTGGCCGCCGTGTAGCTTTCGGTATCGGCCTGGCTCATCAGATGCCGGGTCGATGAGATGTTCACGATGCTTGCCGAAGGGTTGAAGTGATCCATGAACAATTGGGTCAAAAGAAACGGGGCCGAGATTCCGACACGCAACACGTAATTGAAATCCTCATGGGAGCAGGTCTTGAGGCCGCCCCGGGACAGGCACGCATTGTTGATGAGATAGTCGATGGCGCCATGCTGGGCGATTACCTTTGACGCAAAGGCTCGCAAGGCCTGTTCATCGGCAATGTCACCGACGAAATAGTCGTTATCCTGCACATCGATATTGCAGACGGCAACTCCCTGCCCGGCGAAAGCGTCACAGATCGCCTTGCCGATGCCCTGCGCACCGCCCGTAACCACCGCGACTTTCTGTTTCATCATGACAAGATCTCCTTGCTCTGTTTTCATCCCCGAAGAGCGGGGGGACATGGCCATGAATCCTGAATGATTTGCCGGTGCGCTGCAACCGCAATGCATCCGGCCTTGAGCGCGTCGCGTGGTGAAAGGGCAGAGCTATACTTTTTTGACGAATTCGGACTTGAGCTTCATGGCGCCGATGCCGTCGATCCTGCAATCGATATCGTGATCGCCGTCCACGAGCCTGATGTTCTTGACTTTCGTGCCTACTTTCACCGTGACGGACGAGCCCTTGACCTTAAGGTCCTTGATGACCGTGACCGTGTCGCCGTTCTGGAGCGGCTTGCCGTTGGCATCCTTGATGATCCTGTCATCGGTTCCATCGCCGGCAGCGGCGTCCTTGGACCACTCGTGGCCGCATTCCGGGCAGACGTAAGCCATGCCGTCATCGTATGTATATTCGGAGCCGCACTTGGGGCATATGGGCAGATCGCTCATTTTGGTATCCTCGGGCTGGTTGGGGTTGCGCGCGAAATCGCCGTGATTGCAAACAGCTGAACCCGCTAGCCGCTTGAAGCTGCCAAGGTCAATGCGAAATACTGGACTCGAAGGGTGGGGACATAAAAACCGGAATCCGCCAATATCAACGCCTGGCCGGTGCAATGCACTGTCCGGTATGGGATGTGCTTCTTTAATCCTTGCCGTGGGACCGACGCTGTGCGAACACCTCCCGGGCGGCGAAAAGTCCGTTCATTTTCTTCGAGGAGTCGAGCGTGTACCAACGGTTACTGAACATCTTCATGGCAACCCGAAATCCCCAGTTGGAAACATTTCTCAGGGGTGTTTCGCCACAGGAAGGGTTTTCCCACCAGTTTATCGGCAGACCCGATATCGCTGAAGCCGACATCAAGGGCTGCGCCGTCATCATCCTCGATTTCGATGTCGTTGCGTCTGAGTGCGTGGCAAGAATTCATGACGCCAAGGATGAACATGCCGTGATGATCGGCTGTTTTGACGCCGGGAGTTTTCCGGTTCTTGCGGAGTGGCACCACCTTTTCGATCAGGTCTGGACCAGGCCTTTTGGCGAAGATAGGATTCAGGCCTCGTTTTCGGGTATTCTAAGGCGTCTCAAGGAGCGCGAGGACGCGCTGCTGAACCGGAAATACCTGGACACCTTGATAGACAGCCTGCCGGAACTGATCTGGTTCAAGGATGCCCGGGGCGCCCACCTGAAGGTCAACAGCAGTTTCTGCCGGACTGTGAACAAAACCAAGAAGCAAATTGAGGGCCGAGGGCATTATTATATCTGGGACATTGAACCTGATGAATATGCCCAGGGAGAATATATTTGTCTGGAATCCGAAGAGATCGTTCTCAACAAGAAGGAAACCTGCCTCTTTGACGAAACAGTGAAATGCGGCGGCGAACTGCGCAAGTTCAAAACCTACAAGTCTCCCATTTTTGATACGGATGGAGAAGTAATCGGCACAACGGGTTTTGCGCACGATGTGACTGATCTTCAGAACCTGATGATTGAATTGAATATTTTGATCGAGAGTCTTCCTTTTGCAATAATGGTAACAGACAAGGAGAATAAAGTTACCATTGTCAATCAAAAGTTCATCGATATATTTGTTCTGGATCGATCAGAGCTGATTGGAAAAAGTGTTGATTCATTTCTCAATGAAACAGGAAATTATACGCGTAGTAAAAGATGGATCATAGAGCAGGACGAAGATGATACATTGCTTATTTCCAAAAGCAGAATTCTCAAAGTTCACGATGAAAATCTTCTGGATATATTCGGCGTGCTGGCTGGCCATATCTACCTTTTTGTGGATATCACTCTTGAATATCATCACAAAAACAAGCTGCTTTCGGATGCAAACACAGATTATCTGACCAAGTTGAACAACAGGCGCAGCCTCCAGGATTTCATGAGGAAAACACCGCCTCAGCCGCACACGGCGCTCTTTCTCGCCGATCTGGACAACTTCAAGGAAGTCAACGATCTGTACGGACACGAAGAAGGGGATAAGGTGCTTGTAGCCTTTGCAGGCATGCTTCTGCAGATTTTTCCGGCTGAAAACCTGTTCCGTCTCGGTGGAGATGAATTCGCGATACTTCTGCACAATGTGGACGATTCCAATATGCCGAGACAATGCGCTGAGCAAATTCTGGCGGGATTTGCAGAAAAAGTCGCCTGCAAGTTTCCCCATACCAATATTTCGGTCAGCATCGGCATTGCCATGGATGATGAAAAAGCTGAAAATTTTGGTGAATTGTTCAAAAAAGCGGACATGGCTCTTTACGAATCAAAAAAAGCGGGAAAAAATGTGTGCAAGTTCTGGAACAGATAGTTCCTTGAATCTGCATGTTGTCGCTTGATTATTGAAAATTACTCTCCGGTTCAGACTTTTCCCATGCTGCCGAAAAAATCATTCCGGAGA containing:
- a CDS encoding DNA-binding protein, which produces MAQSKILVDTNIYLRFAQSIHPLLFRPFCPDEFTLYITHCFQREYDRQPRLREKFCWVNEDMYSENRSQRINISSSQQNEAALAIGYISDYSLAQSLGVQDVDIDILAHALALDVPVVTDDRDMTLLANVFSIEVWNSLQLMKAMLDCNHVSQKDIDALVNYMEYMEDLPWRRYVQDYARMFPQSKFNTRGAASDLES
- a CDS encoding MBL fold metallo-hydrolase, with the protein product MQKPTVRAFFDEDTATWSYVIWSETGAQKRCAIIDSVLNFDLPSCTSSTRSADIIIDFIKEKQLAVEWILETHIHADHLTAAHYLKERLGGKIAISKHILTIIATWVPIFQTQDDTSLDGSQFDHLFDNDEKFTVGDMQAQILHTPGHTPADTTYVIGDAVFVGDTIFLPDVGSGRCDFPGGSAEHSYDSSRRLFALPDDYRVYVGHDYPPENRRGPQCMCTIGEQKKLNVRLHLGIGKEDFVRQRQREDTGKSVPPLLLPSIQANLRNGQFGQEIAGTQFVKLPVNKL
- a CDS encoding rhodanese-like domain-containing protein: MGLQEISALAASKADAQQTIFIDVRTSAEFSNKRPARSLAFAPLTDLAPEDFAMRHGILPDTPLIILCTSGSRARKAAEKFIKAGFSDVQVLQGGIDAWEREGLPLVGANSAPDIGGPISLDRQVRIAAGSLVLLFGLLGYFVTASFVWGAIFVGGGLVFAGITNTCGMAMLLTRAPWNKTGCTGGVCPISGKPKGSSGGGCK
- a CDS encoding DinB family protein — encoded protein: MNIDCIDCKARIESFETLMTRNADLADIRLAPDKWTLKEMIAHLIDSASNNHQRFVRLQLEPVLVFPKYDAEEWKNATRIASFDYSTLVTLWKTYNALLLHLIENLNPAALNHVWRREDKDISLEALIHDYFAHMDLHRKMFEDRVEEIGAKKS
- a CDS encoding methyl-accepting chemotaxis protein — its product is MMLGSNIEKDILSLEKVIKKITDSYASLKSHITDHEEKVILDNAERTTMSFVNHGYQFCLDLKDVRQDMRATHFSDYQKLATPLANESREYMAALIELKDKKLAAATLQMESTITEMFRIISLIALITTAVALLMVFSVGRSVTRSIQQVVGVVETMANNDLTCQVAEGGSDETGKMLRATRRMLDTLKETLGSVIGGVGALASSSSELAVVSRKIFEGAADMREKSHGVAAAAEEMGVNISSVAAAAEQSSTNIGMIASAAEEMNSTMSEIAANTGKTRETSAKTVFRAKRASDNMTNLSSAAVEIGKIVETINVISGQTNLLALNATIEAARAGEAGRGFAVVANEIKELAQQTARATEEIKNNVGSIQTLTVETVGEIKEITDEIGNVSGMIDGVAVAVDQQALATREIADNVNQAAGGLQEVTRNVSQSSLMANEIAQEIAKINERISEVSHGSAEVDASAASLQNLSEKLQKSVSIFKI
- a CDS encoding NADH:flavin oxidoreductase/NADH oxidase, with product MCQYSAQDGLPTDWHLIHLGQLALSGAGLLIVEATAVEPAGRISPQDLGLWSDETEAALTSLRRTLRDHSSMPVAIQLAHAGRKGSTARPWDGGASVSFGRGGWTTSSASALPFEPEDAPPVEMDANGIARVVKAFRRAAERALNCGFDCVELHCAHGYLMHQFLSPLSNQRLDEYGGSLENRMRLPLKVFREIRAALPLGFPLGVRISATDWVEGGWDLEQSTVFAARLKELGCDYIHVSSGGLSPMQKIKPGPGYQVPFAAHIKRETGMTTIAVGLITQPRQAEEIIASGQADLTALGRGMLYNPRWPWHAAAELGACVDAPPQYLRCEPHGVKDLFRKS
- a CDS encoding SDR family oxidoreductase, which translates into the protein MMKQKVAVVTGGAQGIGKAICDAFAGQGVAVCNIDVQDNDYFVGDIADEQALRAFASKVIAQHGAIDYLINNACLSRGGLKTCSHEDFNYVLRVGISAPFLLTQLFMDHFNPSASIVNISSTRHLMSQADTESYTAAKGGITALTHAMAITLAGKARVNSISPGWIDTTGTRFDGPDAEQHPAGRVGVPSDIVHAVMFLCDEKSGFITGQNITVDGGMTKLMVYHNDFGWKKQEENPES
- a CDS encoding zinc ribbon domain-containing protein YjdM, translating into MSDLPICPKCGSEYTYDDGMAYVCPECGHEWSKDAAAGDGTDDRIIKDANGKPLQNGDTVTVIKDLKVKGSSVTVKVGTKVKNIRLVDGDHDIDCRIDGIGAMKLKSEFVKKV
- a CDS encoding sensor domain-containing diguanylate cyclase, whose protein sequence is MYQRLLNIFMATRNPQLETFLRGVSPQEGFSHQFIGRPDIAEADIKGCAVIILDFDVVASECVARIHDAKDEHAVMIGCFDAGSFPVLAEWHHLFDQVWTRPFGEDRIQASFSGILRRLKEREDALLNRKYLDTLIDSLPELIWFKDARGAHLKVNSSFCRTVNKTKKQIEGRGHYYIWDIEPDEYAQGEYICLESEEIVLNKKETCLFDETVKCGGELRKFKTYKSPIFDTDGEVIGTTGFAHDVTDLQNLMIELNILIESLPFAIMVTDKENKVTIVNQKFIDIFVLDRSELIGKSVDSFLNETGNYTRSKRWIIEQDEDDTLLISKSRILKVHDENLLDIFGVLAGHIYLFVDITLEYHHKNKLLSDANTDYLTKLNNRRSLQDFMRKTPPQPHTALFLADLDNFKEVNDLYGHEEGDKVLVAFAGMLLQIFPAENLFRLGGDEFAILLHNVDDSNMPRQCAEQILAGFAEKVACKFPHTNISVSIGIAMDDEKAENFGELFKKADMALYESKKAGKNVCKFWNR